The following coding sequences lie in one Homalodisca vitripennis isolate AUS2020 chromosome X, UT_GWSS_2.1, whole genome shotgun sequence genomic window:
- the LOC124368606 gene encoding uncharacterized protein LOC124368606: MALVGLLCLCLLASLVGSYPLTDESSNFEGPIFTPVSIGMPTAEDMMDHKADTKIVAIAPRSLKSLFGLGIGGNLLGINAGAGISHGRGGWGEVGMHSGHPAYVPYYETPNQYYY, from the exons ATGGCTTTAGTAGGACTACTTTGTCTCTGCCTTCTGGCATCCTTGGTTGGCAGCTATCCTTTGAcg GATGAGAGTTCAAACTTTGAAGGGCCCATATTCACACCAGTCAGTATTGGGATGCCGACAGCAGAAGATATGATGGACCACAAGGCAGACACAAAGATTGTCGCAATTGCTCCTCGATCTTTAAAATCACTTTTTGGATTAGGAATTGGTGGAAATCTATTAGGAATCAATGCAGGTGCAGGCATCAGTCATGGACGCGGAGGCTGGGGAGAAGTGGGCATGCATTCTGGACATCCTGCATATGTCCCCTATTACGAGACACCAAATCAGTACTACTACTAG